A stretch of Methanoculleus sp. SDB DNA encodes these proteins:
- a CDS encoding phosphoribosylamine--glycine ligase: MDMKVLVVGGGGREHAITTALSRNSDADIYAVMGRKNPGIARQAREIFIGNETLTGPVTDFALAKWIDVAVIGPEAPLEAGLVDALEHAGIPCVGPTRAAARLETDKAFCRMMMERHGIAGCPRYRVFHAADEAVEFVGDFGGDLAIKPIGLTGGKGVRIMGEQVDRESAIAYIRELGGHVVLEERLIGEEFTLQAFVDGTHLVPMPLVQDHKRAYEGDSGPNTGGMGSYSLSDHGLPFVTTDDYEKALTIMTDAVSGMAREGVPYRGILYGQFMNTAEGPKVIEFNARFGDPEAMNVLSLLSSDFVEIACRLTEGTLSASHVAFAEKATVCKYVVPAGYPEKPHAGDPLHLGDTGEAHVYYANVVEENGVLRTQTSRSLAFVGLGDTLDEAERTAESAASAVSGNVRHRRDIGTGAVLERRCAHMRDLV; encoded by the coding sequence ATGGATATGAAAGTTCTTGTTGTGGGTGGTGGGGGCAGGGAGCATGCAATCACCACGGCACTGTCCCGCAACAGCGATGCAGATATCTATGCGGTAATGGGCAGGAAAAACCCGGGAATCGCCCGTCAGGCCCGGGAGATTTTTATCGGGAACGAGACGCTTACCGGACCCGTCACCGATTTCGCCCTTGCGAAGTGGATCGATGTTGCGGTCATCGGGCCCGAAGCGCCGCTCGAGGCGGGCCTCGTTGATGCCCTTGAACACGCAGGTATCCCCTGTGTCGGTCCGACGCGGGCGGCAGCCCGGCTTGAGACTGATAAGGCATTCTGCCGGATGATGATGGAAAGGCACGGTATCGCCGGATGCCCCCGGTACCGCGTATTCCATGCCGCCGACGAGGCTGTTGAATTTGTCGGGGATTTCGGCGGCGACCTCGCCATCAAGCCCATCGGTCTGACCGGAGGCAAAGGCGTCCGCATCATGGGTGAGCAGGTGGACAGGGAGAGCGCCATCGCCTATATTCGTGAGCTCGGCGGTCATGTCGTCCTTGAGGAGCGGCTTATCGGCGAGGAGTTTACCCTGCAGGCATTTGTCGACGGCACCCATCTCGTCCCCATGCCTCTCGTCCAGGATCACAAACGGGCCTACGAGGGTGACTCAGGGCCGAACACGGGAGGGATGGGATCCTATTCCCTGTCCGACCACGGACTCCCCTTTGTCACAACGGACGATTATGAAAAGGCGCTTACGATCATGACCGACGCCGTGTCGGGGATGGCACGCGAAGGCGTTCCGTACAGGGGAATACTCTACGGACAATTCATGAATACGGCAGAGGGGCCGAAAGTCATCGAATTCAACGCACGATTCGGTGATCCTGAGGCGATGAACGTTCTTTCGCTTCTGTCATCCGATTTTGTCGAGATCGCCTGCCGCCTGACCGAAGGCACACTTTCGGCATCCCATGTCGCATTTGCCGAAAAAGCAACGGTATGCAAGTATGTCGTCCCGGCGGGGTACCCGGAAAAGCCGCATGCCGGGGATCCCCTGCACCTCGGGGATACCGGGGAAGCGCATGTGTACTATGCAAACGTCGTGGAGGAAAACGGCGTGCTCCGTACCCAGACATCACGGTCTCTCGCTTTTGTGGGGCTCGGCGACACGCTTGACGAGGCGGAGAGAACGGCAGAATCGGCTGCATCGGCGGTATCGGGAAATGTGAGGCACCGCCGGGACATCGGCACCGGGGCAGTGCTCGAACGCCGGTGCGCTCATATGAGGGACCTTGTATGA